A single Candoia aspera isolate rCanAsp1 chromosome 5, rCanAsp1.hap2, whole genome shotgun sequence DNA region contains:
- the LOC134498329 gene encoding beta-1,3-galactosyltransferase 5-like produces MAAPALRRRQAAMEQISFKRQFLIYLLLLVLTCLITMILLDCVVTRIMGKSFLELPDIDCHKNPPFLVILVSSELNERKTRMIIRKTWGKERVIADKLIVTFFLLGNHFWPYKQFNVTMESLHYKDIIQKNFMDSYNNLTLKTLMGFEWIHKFCPQATFVMKTDSDMFVNVYYLTELLWKRKKTTGLYTGFVKLDEKPIRDPDLKWYISEDEYPEKFYPPFCSGTGYVLSSGVASQVYIVSKQITIFKLEDVFVGICVAKLKIQPEKLHSEPVFFPSKVLFSPCNYRKIVTSHFTTPNQILIYWNALERFMDEKCPNDQKGLQI; encoded by the exons ATGGCTGCCCCTGCCCTGAGGAGGCGTCAAGCGGCTATGGAGCAA atttctttCAAGAGACAGTTCCttatttatcttcttttattGGTCCTGACTTGTTTGATCACAATGATCCTCTTGGATTGTGTTGTTACACGTATTATGGGGAAAAGTTTTTTGGAATTGCCTGATATAGATTGCCATAAGAATCCTCCATTCCTAGTAATATTGGTATCATCAGAACTTAATGAAAGAAAGACCCGGATGATAATTCGTAAAACGTGGGGAAAGGAAAGAGTAATAGCTGACAAACTCATTGTgacattttttcttttgggaaatcATTTCTGGCCATATAAACAATTTAATGTGACTATGGAAAGCTTACATTATAAAGATATCATCCAAAAGAACTTTATGGATTCATACAATAATTTAACTTTAAAGACTTTAATGGGCTTTGAATGGATACATAAATTCTGTCCACAAGCTACTTTTGTGATGAAAACTGATTCTGATATGTTTGTGAATGTCTATTATCTGACAGAACTTCTCTGGAAACGAAAGAAAACTACTGGGTTATATACAGGTTTTGTAAAACTGGATGAAAAACCAATAAGGGATCCGGACCTAAAATGGTACATAAGTGAAGATGAATATCCAGAGAAATTTTACCCTCCCTTTTGTTCAGGAACTGGTTATGTTCTCTCCTCCGGTGTTGCTAGTCAAGTTTATATAGTTTCAAAACAGATCACTATTTTTAAGCTGGAAGATGTGTTCGTAGGTATCTGTGTTGCAAAACTCAAAATCCAGCCTGAAAAACTTCATTCAGAACCTGTCTTTTTTCCAAGCAAAGTTCTTTTTTCTCCTTGCAACTACAGGAAAATTGTTACAAGCCATTTTACGACTCCTAACCAAATCCTTATTTATTGGAATGCACTGGAAAGATTTATGGATGAAAAATGTCCAAATGATCAAAAAGGTTTACAAATTTAG